A stretch of Mucilaginibacter terrae DNA encodes these proteins:
- a CDS encoding RagB/SusD family nutrient uptake outer membrane protein: MKKNFYSIISLGLGLLMVTANSCRKYEEEPKDWFGQDMAFDAADKNGIVAGYVLNNIYTYIPDGFTRIGGDFLDAGTDDALPSTYNRPVEYFTRGTITAQNNPEENPGNGTGLTFYGNSYYGIRRANTFLANIGQVPVLAQTKQYWITEARFLRAYFYWELLKRYGGVPLLGDKVYGLDDNINLPRNTFAEVVNYIVSECDAIKANMRPDPVSTSDFGRVSKGAAVALKCRVLLYAASPLYNGGGFETDPVKKSLTGYPTADPTRWQAVVNACTEFQALGYYALVSTGTPTAFTSVFTNKMSTEIIFAKQSANSIGLENGQSPVGYIASNTKSQGLTSPTQNLVDAFPMLNGANITDAGSGYNPSTPYANRDPRLAATVFFNGSTWLGRAVQLYEGGADKPNNTAVSPVQTRTGYYLRKFLGNFTTGNTYSNTSHNFPIFRYAEIVLNNAEALNETGQTEAAVQQVIAIRRRAGLAAGPNNRFGIPAGISQANLRTLIMNERRIEFAFEEQRFWDIRRWKTAPQVMTQALTGVSITNAATPTFQSFNVLTPVWRDKLYHMPIPFDEILKNPALIQNEGW, from the coding sequence ATGAAAAAGAACTTTTACTCGATAATTTCTTTAGGATTAGGTTTGCTGATGGTTACGGCAAACTCATGCCGCAAATATGAAGAAGAGCCAAAAGACTGGTTTGGCCAGGATATGGCCTTTGATGCAGCCGACAAAAACGGCATTGTTGCCGGTTATGTGCTCAACAATATATATACTTATATACCCGATGGTTTTACCCGCATAGGCGGCGACTTTTTAGATGCCGGAACTGATGATGCATTACCGTCAACATATAACCGCCCCGTTGAATATTTTACCCGTGGTACCATTACCGCTCAAAACAACCCCGAAGAAAACCCGGGCAATGGAACCGGACTTACTTTTTACGGCAACAGTTATTATGGTATACGCCGCGCCAACACCTTTTTGGCCAATATAGGCCAGGTGCCTGTGCTTGCACAAACCAAACAATACTGGATTACCGAAGCCCGCTTTTTACGCGCCTACTTTTATTGGGAACTGCTGAAACGCTATGGTGGTGTACCCTTACTGGGCGATAAGGTATACGGCCTCGACGATAACATTAACCTGCCACGCAATACATTTGCCGAGGTAGTTAATTATATTGTTAGCGAGTGTGATGCTATTAAAGCCAACATGCGCCCCGACCCGGTTTCAACTTCAGATTTTGGACGGGTATCAAAAGGTGCTGCGGTAGCTCTTAAATGCCGGGTGCTGCTGTATGCCGCAAGTCCGCTGTATAATGGTGGCGGTTTTGAAACCGACCCTGTAAAAAAATCACTCACCGGCTATCCCACTGCCGACCCAACCCGCTGGCAGGCCGTTGTTAATGCCTGCACCGAGTTTCAGGCTTTAGGATATTATGCATTGGTATCAACAGGTACGCCCACGGCATTTACTTCAGTTTTCACCAACAAAATGTCTACCGAGATAATTTTTGCCAAGCAAAGTGCCAACAGTATTGGTTTAGAGAACGGTCAATCACCGGTTGGCTACATTGCCTCTAACACCAAAAGCCAGGGGCTTACCAGCCCAACCCAAAACTTGGTTGATGCCTTCCCCATGCTTAACGGTGCCAATATTACTGATGCCGGTTCGGGTTACAACCCAAGTACGCCATATGCCAACCGCGACCCACGCTTAGCTGCAACTGTATTTTTCAATGGTTCGACCTGGCTTGGCCGCGCAGTGCAACTTTACGAAGGTGGTGCCGATAAGCCTAACAACACAGCCGTATCACCGGTACAAACCCGCACGGGCTACTATCTGCGTAAGTTCTTGGGCAACTTTACTACAGGAAATACTTATTCTAACACCAGCCATAACTTCCCTATTTTCAGGTATGCCGAAATAGTATTAAATAATGCCGAGGCTCTTAACGAAACCGGCCAAACCGAAGCTGCTGTACAACAGGTAATAGCCATAAGGCGCAGGGCAGGTTTAGCCGCCGGACCAAACAACCGATTTGGCATACCGGCAGGTATTAGCCAAGCTAACCTGCGTACGCTAATTATGAACGAGCGCCGAATTGAGTTTGCTTTTGAAGAACAACGCTTTTGGGATATACGCCGCTGGAAAACCGCCCCGCAGGTAATGACGCAAGCCCTTACCGGAGTAAGCATTACCAATGCAGCCACACCAACATTCCAATCGTTTAACGTACTCACCCCGGTTTGGAGAGATAAGCTGTATCACATGCCTATTCCGTTTGACGAGATACTCAAAAACCCGGCACTTATACAAAACGAGGGTTGGTAG
- a CDS encoding SusC/RagA family TonB-linked outer membrane protein — MKNIIKWLIALCCLCSTAAMAQNKTVSGSVADTTGAPIAGATITEKGRTDNSVQSNALGRFTLTFKGTDKILIISMVGFTSREVNMGNRQSISINLKESSQGLSEVVVVGFGKQRKLTSTGAISSVSGEDLRQNPAASIQNTMAGKLPGFFSQQVSGRPGADGANFYIRGVSSFNTGNNSPTIYVDDIEYTLEQFSRLDPNEIESVTVLKDASATAVFGVRGANGVIIVTTRRGKIGAPQITFRGETSIQQPTIFPKFLNAYDAAVLYNQGRKNDNQTPFFTDADLAAYRDHTDPYGHPDVNWKDELFKKFSRQLRGNFDITGGTQNVRYFLSAGYLNQDGMVKDFGSKQGINNNYFNERYNYRSNLDIKITKTTDLRLDLSGNISTINTPQVGSPNGWNDVFADYGSIWTLAPWAYPIYNPDGSLGYSAWQRSPGTGGTVYDANNIVGRLTYLGYNRTFENNMNLVSNITQKLNFITPGLSLKGVLSYASNYNNPNVSMSGGEFPSFIYNPTANTYEPRNANTFRVRRLIRGSNNGSTIRVLTTQASLNYDRSFGYHHVSGMALFMQQSDTRANSASTYNFIPSKFRSYVGRFTYDFKQRYLFEVNGSYNGSDRFSESKRFGFFPAVSAGWNISEEEFFKKNFGVVSLFKLRGSYGLTGNDKLGGNFSYYYQQIYTSSGNQVFFGNPNPNTSNGIYEGTLGNLEVGWENEKKFDLGLEMGFFKNKLTATIDYFNNNRYDILTDRSGRADPRFGSVSLTFGQTLPPVNLGKVNNKGIEVELNYNGKVGKDLSYSVKGTYSIAKNKIVFADEPTYANEYQAYTGKAINTQRVYTWIGFYQDANDIANSAKPGQAVRPGDLKYADLNGDGVINGFDTKVQGDPNIPNTTGGINLSVRYKNFNIGAFFQGAMNFNVRGVAEAIQPFGSNFMAIHQQAWTPELGNNAKFPLLSFIPGISDSRANPSTFWMIPGDYIRLKTAEVGYTLPQSFVAKLHMKSIKVYSNGYNLLTWTKLSSLYQLDPEIGQGSTGSSGTDRANYPPQRIFNFGVSATF, encoded by the coding sequence ATGAAAAATATCATAAAATGGCTCATTGCTCTTTGCTGCCTGTGCAGTACCGCGGCAATGGCACAAAATAAAACGGTGTCGGGTTCGGTGGCCGATACCACCGGCGCCCCCATAGCCGGAGCCACTATAACCGAAAAGGGCCGTACCGATAATTCTGTACAGTCAAACGCGTTGGGGCGCTTTACCCTTACCTTTAAGGGTACCGACAAGATTCTGATTATATCAATGGTAGGCTTTACCTCCCGCGAGGTAAATATGGGTAACCGCCAAAGCATCAGCATTAACCTCAAAGAATCGTCGCAAGGCTTGTCTGAAGTGGTGGTAGTGGGTTTTGGCAAACAACGTAAACTCACCAGTACGGGTGCTATAAGCTCGGTATCGGGCGAAGATTTGCGGCAAAACCCGGCGGCCAGTATTCAAAATACCATGGCCGGAAAATTACCGGGCTTTTTCTCACAGCAGGTATCGGGCAGGCCCGGAGCCGATGGCGCCAACTTTTACATACGTGGGGTAAGTTCATTTAATACCGGTAATAACTCTCCCACTATTTATGTTGATGATATTGAGTACACGCTTGAGCAATTTTCGAGGCTCGATCCTAATGAAATTGAATCGGTAACGGTTTTAAAGGATGCTTCGGCCACTGCCGTGTTTGGTGTACGGGGTGCAAACGGTGTAATTATAGTTACCACGCGCAGGGGTAAAATTGGTGCTCCGCAAATCACCTTCCGCGGCGAAACCAGCATACAACAACCAACCATATTTCCTAAGTTTTTAAATGCTTATGATGCCGCAGTTTTGTACAACCAGGGCCGCAAGAATGACAACCAAACACCTTTCTTTACTGATGCCGACCTTGCTGCTTACCGCGACCATACCGACCCTTACGGACACCCGGATGTAAACTGGAAAGATGAGTTATTTAAAAAATTCAGCAGGCAGCTGCGTGGCAATTTTGATATTACCGGCGGTACTCAAAATGTGAGGTACTTCCTTTCGGCCGGCTACCTTAACCAGGATGGTATGGTTAAAGATTTTGGCAGCAAACAAGGTATAAATAACAACTACTTTAACGAGAGGTATAACTACCGTTCAAACCTCGACATAAAGATCACCAAAACTACTGATCTCCGCCTCGACCTTTCGGGAAACATCAGCACCATTAATACGCCACAGGTAGGCAGTCCTAACGGCTGGAACGATGTGTTTGCCGATTATGGTAGTATTTGGACACTGGCACCCTGGGCATATCCTATTTACAACCCCGATGGCTCGTTGGGCTACAGCGCATGGCAACGCAGCCCCGGCACCGGTGGCACTGTATACGATGCAAACAATATTGTGGGCCGTTTAACCTACCTGGGTTACAACCGAACATTTGAAAACAATATGAACCTGGTAAGTAATATTACCCAAAAGCTTAATTTTATCACACCCGGGCTATCATTAAAAGGCGTTTTATCATATGCCTCAAACTATAACAACCCCAACGTGAGCATGAGCGGTGGCGAATTTCCGTCGTTTATTTATAACCCAACAGCCAACACTTACGAACCACGCAATGCCAATACCTTTAGGGTGCGCAGGCTTATACGCGGCTCAAACAACGGTAGCACCATTCGTGTGTTAACTACACAGGCATCACTTAATTATGATAGAAGCTTTGGTTACCACCACGTATCAGGTATGGCCTTGTTTATGCAACAGTCTGATACGCGTGCAAACTCCGCCAGTACTTACAACTTTATTCCAAGCAAGTTCAGAAGCTATGTAGGCCGTTTTACCTATGACTTTAAGCAACGCTACCTTTTTGAGGTGAACGGCTCGTACAATGGGTCTGATCGTTTTTCGGAAAGCAAACGCTTCGGCTTCTTCCCTGCCGTATCGGCCGGTTGGAACATAAGCGAAGAAGAATTTTTCAAGAAGAATTTTGGTGTGGTAAGCCTGTTTAAATTGAGAGGCTCGTATGGTTTAACTGGTAATGATAAGCTGGGAGGAAATTTCAGTTACTACTACCAGCAAATTTATACATCATCTGGCAACCAGGTCTTTTTTGGTAACCCAAATCCCAACACTTCCAATGGTATTTACGAAGGAACCTTAGGCAATCTTGAGGTTGGCTGGGAAAACGAAAAGAAGTTTGACTTAGGTCTGGAAATGGGTTTCTTTAAAAATAAACTTACTGCAACCATCGACTACTTTAACAACAATCGTTACGATATTTTAACCGACCGTAGCGGCCGGGCCGACCCTCGTTTTGGTTCAGTATCGCTCACATTTGGTCAAACACTACCACCGGTAAACCTGGGTAAGGTAAATAATAAGGGTATTGAGGTTGAGCTAAATTATAACGGCAAAGTGGGTAAAGACCTTAGCTACTCTGTTAAAGGCACCTACTCAATTGCCAAAAACAAAATCGTATTTGCAGATGAACCTACATATGCGAACGAATATCAGGCTTACACCGGCAAAGCAATTAACACACAGCGTGTATACACCTGGATAGGTTTTTACCAGGATGCTAATGATATTGCTAACAGTGCCAAACCAGGGCAGGCTGTACGCCCCGGAGATCTTAAATACGCCGACCTGAATGGCGATGGTGTAATTAACGGGTTTGACACCAAAGTACAGGGCGATCCTAACATTCCTAATACTACCGGTGGTATAAACCTTTCGGTACGTTACAAAAACTTCAATATCGGGGCATTTTTCCAGGGAGCAATGAACTTTAACGTTCGGGGCGTTGCCGAGGCTATACAACCGTTTGGCTCTAATTTTATGGCCATCCATCAACAAGCCTGGACACCTGAATTAGGAAATAATGCCAAATTCCCGCTATTATCATTCATTCCTGGCATTAGCGACTCAAGAGCTAACCCGTCAACTTTTTGGATGATACCGGGCGATTACATCCGCCTGAAAACAGCTGAAGTTGGATACACGCTTCCTCAAAGCTTTGTAGCTAAACTTCACATGAAATCTATTAAAGTTTACTCAAATGGCTATAACCTGCTCACGTGGACCAAGCTAAGCAGCCTGTATCAGCTCGACCCCGAAATTGGGCAGGGTTCAACCGGATCAAGTGGTACCGACAGGGCAAATTATCCACCACAGCGAATTTTCAACTTTGGTGTATCGGCCACATTTTAA
- a CDS encoding RagB/SusD family nutrient uptake outer membrane protein, whose amino-acid sequence MRSLIIIIGTCMVLAACSKEGGFLANTTTPLDEAQTFTDSLRTIQFLNGIYAEGTYNDASYAGVGFAFNKRRWETHGNWETSVDDSEYSLSSATRPSVMLYQGTLSAANYGANPKATEVWATPYRNIRRCNVLLKNIDRSPLSNATKNRMRGEARCLRAWYYLQLLIVYGGVPNVGDNVYGIEDFLDLPRQNFAELVSYLSTELDQAALLLPAPNAAPPAGYQDLDFGRVTKGTAMGLKSRLLLYAASPLFNGGALASATAQQKAIVSYPEYNVSRWQTAATAAEAVINSGYYALNLNNTVKPGYGFYEVFLTRASREYIFMVSRPNNKDFELYYLPGTRSGQNYSRPTQNLVDAFPMNNGKAITDPTSGYDPANPYVKRDPRFNYSIIFNGSRYQSNANVQDFVWTFTGTGSNGDAFSSGGNTGYFSRKMLDSTVTNSVGANPQRNWPLMRYAEILLNYAEAINETGNTALAYPKLRELRERAGIQPGADNNYGMNPNMNQTEMRAFIQNERRIELAFEDQRYHDIRRWKIAMTLYNGTANGYNRVMHPIRVGSAGSLTTGVGLTFTYQIENNIRQHVFRPEMYLWPIMDEEIRKMPSMIQNPGW is encoded by the coding sequence ATGAGAAGTTTAATCATCATAATAGGAACCTGCATGGTTTTGGCGGCATGCAGTAAAGAGGGCGGTTTTTTGGCAAATACCACAACCCCTTTGGATGAAGCCCAAACCTTTACCGATAGTTTGCGCACCATACAATTTTTAAACGGTATATATGCCGAGGGTACTTACAACGATGCCAGCTATGCCGGCGTAGGGTTTGCATTTAACAAACGCCGTTGGGAAACACACGGTAACTGGGAAACCTCGGTAGATGACTCTGAATACTCTTTAAGTTCGGCCACACGCCCATCGGTAATGCTATACCAGGGAACGCTTTCGGCGGCCAATTACGGAGCTAACCCCAAAGCCACCGAGGTATGGGCTACCCCCTATCGTAACATACGCCGTTGTAACGTATTATTAAAAAATATTGACAGGTCTCCATTATCAAACGCTACCAAAAACCGTATGCGTGGCGAAGCCCGTTGTTTACGTGCCTGGTATTATCTGCAATTATTAATTGTATACGGCGGTGTACCCAATGTAGGCGATAATGTTTATGGGATTGAAGATTTCCTCGATCTGCCACGTCAAAACTTTGCCGAACTTGTAAGTTATTTGAGCACAGAGCTTGACCAGGCAGCACTACTGCTTCCTGCACCCAACGCAGCCCCTCCTGCCGGTTACCAGGATCTTGATTTTGGCCGCGTTACCAAGGGCACTGCTATGGGCCTTAAATCGCGCTTGTTGTTGTACGCAGCAAGCCCCTTATTCAACGGCGGGGCACTGGCCTCGGCAACAGCACAGCAAAAAGCCATTGTTAGTTACCCTGAGTATAATGTTAGCCGCTGGCAAACTGCTGCTACCGCTGCAGAGGCTGTTATTAACAGCGGTTACTATGCGCTAAATCTAAATAATACCGTAAAACCGGGCTATGGCTTTTACGAAGTATTTTTAACAAGGGCAAGCCGCGAGTACATTTTTATGGTAAGTCGTCCTAATAATAAAGATTTTGAACTGTACTACCTGCCGGGCACACGCAGCGGTCAAAACTATTCGCGTCCAACCCAAAACCTGGTTGATGCTTTCCCGATGAACAACGGCAAAGCCATTACCGATCCTACATCCGGCTATGACCCTGCTAACCCCTATGTAAAACGCGACCCTCGTTTTAATTACAGCATTATTTTTAACGGTAGCCGGTATCAAAGCAATGCCAACGTACAAGATTTTGTATGGACATTTACCGGTACTGGTTCCAACGGTGATGCTTTTTCGTCGGGTGGAAATACTGGCTATTTCTCACGCAAGATGTTAGATAGTACGGTGACCAACAGCGTGGGTGCCAATCCGCAACGTAACTGGCCGCTCATGCGCTACGCCGAAATTTTACTGAATTATGCCGAAGCTATAAATGAAACCGGCAATACAGCCCTTGCCTATCCTAAGTTGCGTGAATTACGTGAGCGTGCCGGTATACAGCCTGGTGCAGATAACAACTACGGCATGAACCCCAATATGAACCAAACCGAAATGCGTGCCTTCATCCAAAACGAACGCCGTATTGAACTGGCATTTGAAGACCAGCGTTATCATGACATACGCCGCTGGAAAATTGCTATGACATTGTATAATGGCACTGCAAACGGATACAACCGCGTTATGCACCCTATACGTGTAGGTTCGGCCGGTTCGCTTACTACTGGTGTTGGCTTAACATTCACTTATCAAATCGAAAACAACATCCGTCAGCACGTTTTCAGGCCCGAAATGTATTTGTGGCCAATTATGGACGAAGAGATAAGAAAAATGCCTTCTATGATTCAAAACCCGGGCTGGTAA